The following coding sequences lie in one Streptomyces sp. NBC_00510 genomic window:
- the leuA gene encoding 2-isopropylmalate synthase produces MSTPNAVGRPTPITAATVRQRPTAMPVHKYKPYEAVEIPDRTWPDRRITKAPRWLSTDLRDGNQALIDPMSPARKRAMFDLLVKMGYKEIEVGFPASGETDFAFVRSIIEEGAIPDDVTISVLTQAREELIERTVESLRGAARATVHLYNATAPTFRRVVFRGSKEQIRQIAVDGTRLVMEYADKILGDETVFGYQYSPEIFTDTELDFALEVCESVMDVWQPEEGREIILNLPATVERSTPSTHADRFEWMSRNLSRREYVCLSVHPHNDRGTAVAAAELALMAGADRIEGCLFGQGERTGNVDLVTLGMNLFSQGVDPMIDFSQIDEVRRTAEYCNQMEVHPRHPYVGDLVYTSFSGSHQDAIKKGFDAMEADAAAQGRTVDDIEWAVPYLPIDPKDVGRSYEAVIRVNSQSGKGGVAYVLKNDHKLDLPRRMQIEFSKIIQAKTDAEGGEVTPKEIWAIFEDEYLPTPENAWGRVALRKAQTSTSSDGTDTLTVEAVVDGAETVLTGTGNGPISAFFDALASVGVDARLLDYTEHTMSEGASAQAASYIECAIDGQVLWGIGIDANTTRASLKAVVSAVNRAAR; encoded by the coding sequence ATGTCCACCCCGAACGCCGTCGGCCGCCCCACGCCCATCACCGCCGCGACGGTGCGCCAGCGCCCGACCGCGATGCCGGTCCACAAGTACAAGCCGTACGAGGCCGTGGAGATCCCGGACCGCACCTGGCCGGACCGGCGGATCACCAAGGCCCCCCGCTGGCTGTCGACCGACCTGCGGGACGGCAACCAGGCGCTGATCGACCCGATGTCACCGGCCCGCAAGCGCGCGATGTTCGACCTGCTGGTGAAGATGGGCTACAAGGAGATCGAGGTCGGCTTCCCGGCCTCGGGCGAGACCGACTTCGCCTTCGTGCGCTCCATCATCGAAGAGGGGGCGATCCCCGACGACGTCACCATCTCCGTACTGACCCAGGCCCGCGAGGAACTGATCGAGCGGACCGTGGAGTCCCTGCGAGGCGCGGCGCGCGCGACCGTGCACCTGTACAACGCGACCGCCCCGACCTTCCGCCGGGTGGTCTTCCGCGGCTCCAAGGAGCAGATCCGGCAGATCGCCGTGGACGGGACGCGGCTGGTCATGGAGTACGCGGACAAGATCCTGGGCGACGAGACCGTCTTCGGCTACCAGTACAGCCCGGAGATCTTCACCGACACCGAGCTGGACTTCGCGCTGGAGGTCTGCGAGTCGGTGATGGACGTCTGGCAGCCCGAGGAGGGCCGCGAGATCATCCTGAACCTGCCGGCGACCGTCGAGCGCTCCACGCCCTCCACCCACGCGGACCGCTTCGAGTGGATGTCGCGGAACCTGTCGCGCCGCGAGTACGTGTGCCTGTCGGTCCACCCGCACAACGACCGCGGCACGGCCGTGGCCGCCGCGGAGCTGGCGCTGATGGCCGGCGCCGACCGCATCGAGGGCTGCCTGTTCGGCCAGGGCGAGCGCACCGGCAACGTCGACCTGGTCACCCTGGGCATGAACCTGTTCAGCCAGGGCGTGGACCCGATGATCGACTTCTCCCAGATCGACGAGGTCCGCCGCACCGCCGAGTACTGCAACCAGATGGAGGTCCACCCGCGCCACCCGTACGTGGGCGACCTGGTCTACACGTCCTTCTCCGGCTCCCACCAGGACGCCATCAAGAAGGGGTTCGACGCCATGGAGGCCGACGCGGCCGCCCAGGGCCGGACCGTCGACGACATCGAGTGGGCGGTCCCGTACCTGCCGATCGACCCCAAGGACGTCGGCCGCTCCTACGAGGCCGTCATCCGCGTGAACTCGCAGTCCGGCAAGGGCGGCGTCGCGTACGTCCTGAAGAACGACCACAAGCTGGACCTGCCGCGCCGCATGCAGATCGAGTTCTCGAAGATCATCCAGGCGAAGACCGACGCCGAGGGCGGCGAGGTCACCCCGAAGGAGATCTGGGCGATCTTCGAGGACGAGTACCTGCCCACCCCGGAGAACGCCTGGGGCCGCGTCGCGCTGCGCAAGGCGCAGACCTCGACCAGCAGCGACGGCACCGACACCCTGACCGTCGAGGCGGTCGTGGACGGCGCGGAGACGGTCCTGACGGGCACCGGCAACGGCCCGATCTCCGCGTTCTTCGACGCGCTGGCCTCGGTCGGGGTCGACGCCCGCCTGCTGGACTACACCGAGCACACCATGAGCGAGGGCGCCAGCGCCCAGGCCGCCTCGTACATCGAGTGCGCCATCGACGGCCAGGTCCTGTGGGGCATCGGCATCGACGCCAACACCACCCGCGCCTCGCTGAAGGCGGTCGTCTCCGCCGTCAACCGCGCGGCCCGCTAG
- a CDS encoding TerB family tellurite resistance protein, with translation MAAGGCEVLHIKGLCILGVRTVWHTEGDGEFFCAGCGGDRGYRRRTGTRRLTLLGLPLLPRGSAGAVVECVVCRAHRGPEVLEQPTTTVFSAMLRDAVHTVALAVLTAGGAMGRGAREAAVGAVRSAGFTDCTEDQLLGLLAAIVADEGRFPGASDALDADGLADALDGCGSWLSIELHEALGPLSRHLAPQGREHILVQGALIALADGPYLPAEREVLGAVGRCLGLVGEDTERILEAAARTPS, from the coding sequence ATGGCGGCCGGAGGGTGCGAAGTGCTCCACATCAAGGGCTTGTGCATCTTGGGCGTGCGGACGGTCTGGCACACCGAAGGTGACGGGGAGTTCTTCTGCGCCGGCTGCGGCGGCGACCGCGGCTACCGGCGGCGCACCGGCACCCGGCGGCTGACCCTGCTGGGCCTGCCCCTCCTGCCGCGCGGCTCGGCCGGCGCGGTCGTGGAGTGCGTGGTGTGCCGCGCCCACCGCGGCCCCGAGGTCCTGGAGCAGCCCACCACCACCGTCTTCTCCGCCATGCTCCGCGATGCCGTCCACACCGTCGCCCTCGCCGTGCTCACCGCGGGCGGCGCCATGGGGCGCGGCGCCCGCGAGGCCGCCGTCGGCGCGGTCCGCTCGGCCGGGTTCACCGACTGCACCGAGGACCAGCTGCTCGGCCTGCTCGCGGCGATCGTCGCCGACGAGGGCCGCTTCCCCGGCGCCTCCGACGCCCTGGACGCCGACGGGCTCGCGGACGCCCTCGACGGCTGCGGCAGCTGGCTGTCCATCGAGCTCCACGAGGCCCTGGGACCCCTCTCCCGCCACCTCGCCCCCCAGGGCCGCGAGCACATCCTGGTCCAGGGCGCCCTCATCGCCCTCGCCGACGGCCCCTACCTGCCCGCCGAGCGGGAGGTCCTCGGCGCCGTCGGCCGCTGCCTCGGCCTCGTCGGCGAGGACACCGAACGCATCCTGGAGGCCGCGGCCCGTACGCCGTCCTGA